One genomic window of Cupriavidus pauculus includes the following:
- a CDS encoding MFS transporter, with product MKLAVPLLAAAAFAMLTNEFNIIGIIPLIARDLDVPIPKVGLLVTAFAFTVAIAGPFLTLRLRGLERRLLFTGVLAVTAVGAAVAAFAPSYAVLAAGRIVSALALPVFWSMATSTAARIAGPDHAGRAIATVFSGVSIASVVGSPIATILADAFGWRVAFGTGAAICALVAVLIWTLFPRMTVEAEAHPVSPVKVLAHPIILVNLLMSFFALTAMFTSYTYLADTLTRLGNFTDGAAGWILMGFGVAGIVGNEVAGRFVDGSPIRAAIASIAVAGAAMAMFPSALGSVAATTLTLAIWGAAHAAGFVTNHVRAMRSAPAALQDLTASLNVSVFNAGIGMGAVVGGKVIDAAGLSDVGPAGAIVGALALSVAAVIVIVARRQSRISVKAAIAARPTL from the coding sequence ATGAAACTCGCCGTTCCCCTTCTCGCCGCTGCCGCATTCGCGATGCTGACCAACGAATTCAACATCATCGGCATCATCCCGTTGATTGCTCGCGACCTCGACGTGCCGATACCAAAGGTCGGCTTGCTGGTGACTGCGTTCGCCTTCACGGTCGCTATCGCCGGCCCATTCCTGACCTTGCGGCTACGCGGCTTGGAACGACGCCTGTTGTTCACGGGCGTGCTCGCCGTCACCGCCGTCGGCGCCGCGGTCGCCGCCTTCGCTCCCAGCTACGCCGTCTTGGCCGCGGGAAGAATAGTCTCCGCGCTTGCGCTGCCAGTGTTCTGGAGTATGGCCACTTCGACGGCCGCGCGGATCGCCGGGCCAGACCATGCGGGCCGCGCCATCGCGACGGTATTTTCAGGTGTGTCCATCGCGAGCGTCGTCGGGTCGCCCATCGCGACGATTCTCGCGGACGCGTTCGGATGGCGCGTGGCATTCGGTACCGGCGCAGCGATCTGCGCGCTGGTGGCCGTGCTCATCTGGACGCTATTCCCTCGCATGACCGTCGAGGCCGAAGCGCATCCGGTGTCCCCTGTGAAGGTGCTCGCGCATCCCATCATTCTGGTGAACCTCCTGATGTCGTTCTTCGCGCTGACGGCGATGTTCACGTCGTACACCTACCTTGCCGACACCCTCACGCGTCTGGGCAACTTCACCGATGGAGCAGCGGGATGGATCCTGATGGGTTTCGGTGTCGCCGGTATCGTCGGCAATGAGGTCGCCGGTCGCTTTGTCGATGGCAGCCCGATTCGCGCGGCCATCGCCTCGATTGCGGTTGCGGGCGCCGCCATGGCGATGTTCCCCAGCGCCTTGGGGAGCGTGGCGGCAACAACCCTCACGCTCGCCATATGGGGCGCGGCACATGCGGCCGGCTTCGTGACCAATCACGTCCGCGCGATGCGCTCCGCGCCGGCGGCGCTTCAGGATCTGACAGCGTCGCTGAATGTGTCGGTGTTCAACGCGGGCATCGGCATGGGCGCAGTGGTCGGCGGCAAGGTCATCGACGCCGCGGGACTGTCGGATGTCGGTCCTGCCGGCGCGATCGTTGGCGCCCTCGCATTGAGCGTGGCCGCGGTCATCGTCATCGTTGCCCGCCGCCAGTCACGGATCAGCGTGAAGGCAGCCATAGCGGCCCGTCCCACGCTTTGA
- a CDS encoding oxidoreductase, translating to MNPHLPQFKRVWFVTGASRGLGALIAKAALADGNAVVATGRNVNAVIERLGDAPALLTLPLDVTDAQQVHAAVAAAIDKFGRIDVLVNNAGFGLLGAVEESSDADVRRIFETNVFGLLSVTRAVLPIMRQQRAGHVINLSSIVGYQAAAGVGVYSATKFAVEGITEAIHAELKPLGIHATMIEPGFFRTDFLDRSSVLIAEEVIADYAETSGKLRELAPVINHHQPGDPARLAAAVVKLVDAPAVPLRLPLGTDTLKAIGAKNAYVTTETEAWRSLAESTDYPTPSNP from the coding sequence ATGAATCCCCATCTCCCACAGTTCAAGCGAGTCTGGTTCGTGACTGGCGCCTCCCGTGGCTTGGGTGCGCTCATCGCCAAAGCCGCGCTGGCGGACGGGAACGCGGTAGTCGCCACCGGCCGCAATGTGAATGCCGTCATCGAACGCCTCGGCGACGCGCCGGCCTTGCTGACTCTCCCGCTCGACGTCACCGACGCACAGCAAGTCCACGCCGCCGTTGCCGCCGCGATCGACAAGTTCGGCCGCATCGACGTACTGGTCAACAATGCCGGCTTCGGATTGCTCGGCGCGGTCGAGGAGTCGAGCGATGCCGATGTCCGCCGCATCTTCGAGACCAACGTGTTCGGGCTGCTGAGCGTGACGCGCGCCGTGCTGCCCATCATGCGCCAGCAGCGGGCCGGTCACGTCATCAACCTCTCGTCGATCGTTGGCTATCAGGCCGCTGCGGGCGTGGGCGTGTATAGCGCAACGAAATTCGCCGTCGAGGGCATTACGGAAGCGATACATGCCGAGCTCAAGCCGCTCGGCATTCACGCAACCATGATCGAACCCGGTTTTTTTCGTACCGACTTCCTCGATCGCTCATCTGTTCTCATCGCGGAAGAGGTCATTGCCGACTATGCGGAGACGTCGGGCAAGCTGCGCGAACTCGCGCCCGTGATCAATCACCATCAACCTGGGGATCCGGCACGGCTTGCGGCCGCCGTCGTCAAACTGGTCGACGCTCCCGCAGTGCCACTGCGTCTGCCGCTGGGCACAGATACGCTGAAGGCGATTGGCGCGAAGAACGCGTATGTCACGACGGAGACGGAAGCGTGGAGGTCCTTGGCAGAGTCGACCGACTACCCGACGCCGTCCAACCCTTGA
- a CDS encoding HD domain-containing protein, with product MSVIDIPDSALARAATQLIRDTESEMLFAHSVRVYLWGAMIGRRRAQSFDLEMLYIAAMFHDIGLTDQYRDSELRFEVDGAHAARDFLRSHGIAEADVERVWLAIALHTTPGIPEHLHPEIALVQAGAGMDVAGRGYDDFTDAQRNAVVSAYPRGDGFGARMIDAFYAGMAHRPASTFGTFNDDFLAHKDSGFQRVDLCRIILSSRWET from the coding sequence ATGTCCGTCATCGATATCCCCGACAGCGCTCTTGCTCGTGCCGCGACCCAACTGATCCGCGATACCGAAAGCGAGATGCTGTTTGCTCACTCGGTGCGCGTCTACCTCTGGGGCGCCATGATCGGCCGGCGCCGCGCGCAGAGCTTCGATCTCGAGATGCTTTACATCGCGGCGATGTTCCATGACATCGGTCTCACCGACCAATATCGCGACAGCGAGTTGCGCTTCGAAGTCGATGGTGCTCACGCAGCACGCGATTTCCTGCGTAGCCATGGCATCGCGGAAGCGGACGTCGAGCGGGTATGGCTGGCCATCGCGCTTCACACCACGCCCGGCATTCCCGAGCATCTGCATCCCGAAATCGCACTTGTGCAGGCCGGCGCTGGCATGGATGTGGCAGGGCGCGGCTACGACGACTTCACCGATGCGCAGCGCAATGCAGTAGTGTCTGCTTACCCGCGAGGCGACGGCTTCGGCGCGCGCATGATCGATGCGTTTTACGCAGGCATGGCGCACCGTCCGGCGAGCACCTTCGGCACGTTCAACGACGACTTCCTGGCGCACAAGGATTCCGGCTTCCAGCGCGTCGATCTGTGTCGCATCATCCTGAGTTCCCGCTGGGAGACCTGA
- a CDS encoding LysR family transcriptional regulator: MTDWESIRYFLAVARLGTMSGAARHLEVDHATISRRLAALEAKIHARLIERLPRACSLTPLGQRVYELAQAMEEAADAIERLLDASRSPPSGKVTVSAPPALMANFLLKHLAGFRHENPGIQLSVRGEARQVSLSRREADVVLRMTRPDEPTSVVRKLGRVSFSLYASKDYAHLHDPSAWEFIAYDAGFAGVRQRAWLMGVAKGRPISCEIKDINNHLIAARAGAGVAGLPDFLAERDMTLQRLSHNGEAFFQDIWMAVHRDLRYSPQIRVVMDFLLRTFADHPAVT, encoded by the coding sequence ATGACCGATTGGGAAAGCATTCGTTACTTTCTGGCCGTTGCTCGCCTGGGAACGATGTCAGGTGCGGCACGACACCTCGAGGTAGATCACGCCACGATCAGTCGTCGTCTCGCTGCACTGGAGGCGAAAATCCACGCGCGCCTGATCGAACGGCTGCCCAGGGCTTGCAGCCTCACGCCGCTGGGCCAACGTGTATATGAACTCGCGCAGGCGATGGAAGAGGCCGCCGACGCAATCGAACGCCTCCTCGATGCGAGCCGTAGTCCACCCAGCGGCAAGGTAACGGTGAGCGCACCGCCCGCGCTGATGGCGAATTTCCTGCTAAAGCATCTTGCGGGTTTTCGGCATGAAAATCCCGGCATACAGCTTTCTGTCCGCGGCGAGGCGCGGCAGGTGTCTCTCAGCCGGCGGGAGGCGGATGTCGTCCTGAGAATGACGCGGCCGGATGAGCCGACGAGTGTCGTAAGAAAGCTAGGACGCGTGTCGTTTAGCTTGTACGCCAGCAAGGACTATGCACATCTGCACGATCCATCCGCATGGGAATTCATCGCCTACGACGCAGGATTTGCTGGCGTGCGGCAGCGCGCATGGCTAATGGGGGTTGCAAAGGGAAGGCCCATATCCTGCGAGATCAAGGATATCAACAACCACCTGATAGCAGCGCGAGCAGGCGCTGGTGTGGCGGGCCTACCGGACTTCCTTGCTGAGCGCGATATGACATTACAGCGCCTCTCGCACAACGGCGAAGCCTTCTTTCAGGACATCTGGATGGCGGTGCATCGAGACCTGCGCTATTCGCCGCAGATACGGGTGGTTATGGACTTCCTGCTAAGGACGTTTGCTGATCATCCGGCCGTCACTTGA
- a CDS encoding MBL fold metallo-hydrolase, with protein MSRLNTTKMSELKLSAARALVLLAFGASHAYAAAAPDDYFHTGAGARYLRRADEDIVAKPLRGGVTVLMGSGGNITVLTGEDGKFLVDAGISKKHEKVRAALDRLGDAPIRYVVNTHWHWDHTDGNAWMHEAGATIVAHENTARHLTETTHVNAWNWTFDPVPAAARPTVLIDDRKEFDFAGTTIDVENFGYGHTDGDLWVYFKDADVLALGDTFWNGFYPYIDNEDGGSIDGAIKWASEAVARTTDHTIVVPGHGAVGTRAQLIAFRDMLVTVRANVAALKHQGKTIDEIVAARPTAAFDDKWGNFVFNGEQFTRMVFAGLNSRGS; from the coding sequence ATGTCTCGTCTGAATACCACCAAAATGTCCGAATTGAAGCTATCCGCCGCACGGGCACTGGTGCTGCTTGCATTTGGCGCTTCACATGCGTACGCGGCCGCCGCACCGGATGATTACTTCCATACCGGAGCCGGCGCCAGATATCTGCGCCGTGCCGATGAAGACATCGTCGCGAAGCCGCTGCGCGGCGGTGTGACCGTCCTGATGGGTTCCGGCGGCAACATTACCGTCCTGACGGGCGAAGACGGCAAGTTCCTCGTTGACGCTGGCATCAGCAAGAAGCATGAGAAGGTTCGGGCCGCGCTCGATCGGCTAGGAGACGCACCGATCCGTTACGTGGTCAACACGCATTGGCATTGGGACCACACCGACGGCAATGCGTGGATGCATGAAGCCGGGGCCACTATTGTTGCCCATGAGAATACAGCGCGGCACTTGACCGAGACGACGCATGTGAACGCGTGGAATTGGACCTTCGATCCCGTCCCCGCGGCGGCACGCCCGACCGTATTGATTGACGACAGAAAGGAGTTCGACTTCGCAGGCACCACGATTGATGTCGAGAACTTCGGATACGGCCATACCGACGGCGACTTGTGGGTCTATTTCAAGGATGCCGATGTTCTGGCGCTTGGCGATACCTTCTGGAACGGCTTCTATCCGTACATCGATAACGAGGACGGTGGCAGCATCGACGGCGCCATCAAATGGGCCAGCGAAGCCGTCGCTCGGACGACGGACCACACGATCGTGGTACCCGGTCACGGCGCGGTGGGTACTCGCGCTCAGTTGATCGCATTCCGCGATATGCTCGTCACCGTCCGCGCAAATGTGGCAGCGCTAAAACATCAGGGCAAGACCATCGACGAAATCGTTGCTGCTCGACCGACAGCTGCCTTCGATGACAAATGGGGAAATTTCGTCTTCAACGGCGAGCAGTTTACCCGGATGGTTTTTGCAGGCCTGAATTCCCGCGGGAGTTAA
- a CDS encoding LysR family transcriptional regulator, whose product MAEQTDLNDIAVFVRVVQLESFSRAARALGMPVSTVSRKVTTLEERLGVTLLQRTTRKLNLTAQGRAYFDQCSEPLSHLYDAERVITQTQNRPEGLLRVSGPVMLEQDPFYNFLSAFLTSYPGIHVDLHFTNEFLDLIADNIDMAIRFGDLRDSSLVAQRLGRSVRYLVASPDYVARHDLPTRPEQLSQYPCVMINGRNNEADWHLVKGRREVTVRVSGPVAAHDFHIVTAFALRGHGIALLPSGYADTRLTTGDLVRVLPDWSSPQVHVHALYPTRRFMPSRLKAFLDALKAWDGPLWLPSR is encoded by the coding sequence ATGGCCGAGCAGACCGACTTGAACGACATCGCGGTGTTTGTCCGGGTGGTGCAATTGGAGAGTTTCAGCCGCGCCGCGCGGGCACTTGGCATGCCGGTTTCCACAGTCAGTCGCAAGGTGACGACCCTGGAAGAGCGCCTTGGCGTGACGCTGTTGCAGCGTACAACGCGCAAGCTCAATCTGACGGCCCAGGGGCGGGCGTATTTCGATCAGTGCAGCGAGCCGCTCAGCCACCTATACGATGCCGAGCGCGTGATTACCCAGACGCAGAACAGGCCGGAAGGGCTATTGCGCGTATCCGGTCCCGTGATGCTTGAGCAGGACCCGTTCTACAACTTCTTATCGGCGTTCCTGACGAGTTACCCCGGCATCCACGTCGATCTTCATTTCACCAATGAGTTTCTCGACCTGATCGCCGACAACATCGATATGGCGATCCGCTTCGGGGATTTGCGGGATTCGAGCCTGGTCGCGCAGCGGCTTGGCAGGAGTGTGCGGTATCTGGTCGCCTCGCCGGACTATGTCGCGCGGCACGACCTTCCAACGCGGCCCGAGCAGTTGAGCCAGTATCCGTGTGTGATGATCAACGGCCGCAACAACGAAGCGGATTGGCATCTCGTAAAGGGGCGGCGGGAGGTGACCGTCCGCGTCTCGGGCCCTGTGGCGGCCCATGATTTCCACATCGTCACGGCGTTTGCACTACGCGGACACGGCATCGCCTTGCTCCCATCCGGATACGCCGACACCCGCCTCACGACGGGTGACCTCGTGCGAGTCCTCCCGGATTGGTCGTCGCCGCAGGTCCACGTTCACGCGCTATATCCAACGCGGCGCTTCATGCCTTCCCGACTGAAGGCGTTTCTCGACGCGCTCAAAGCGTGGGACGGGCCGCTATGGCTGCCTTCACGCTGA
- a CDS encoding SDR family oxidoreductase: MSSKVIVITGASSGIGEATAKRLASEGAIVALAARRVHKLKEIAAEIEEKGGKASIHQVDVTDQAQVVRLIEDVVARHGRIDVMVNNAGLMAIAPLTLRQTAEWDRMIDINIKGLLYGIAAALPVFEAQQSGHFINIASVVGLKVFSPGGTVYSGTKFAVRAISEGLRHEVGGNIRTTVISPGAVDTELKYGSGHDDSRNFVVDFYKMAIPSDAIAQAIAYAIAQPQSVDVNEIVIRPTVQDF, translated from the coding sequence ATGTCAAGCAAAGTCATTGTCATTACCGGCGCGTCCAGCGGCATCGGCGAAGCCACCGCCAAACGCCTTGCATCGGAAGGAGCGATCGTCGCGCTCGCCGCCCGTCGGGTCCACAAGCTAAAGGAAATCGCAGCTGAGATCGAGGAGAAAGGCGGCAAGGCTTCCATCCATCAGGTCGACGTCACCGACCAGGCGCAGGTAGTCCGTCTGATCGAGGACGTGGTGGCGCGCCACGGCCGTATTGATGTCATGGTCAACAACGCCGGTCTCATGGCCATTGCACCACTGACGCTGCGGCAAACGGCTGAATGGGACCGCATGATCGACATCAACATCAAAGGCTTGCTGTACGGCATCGCCGCAGCCTTGCCGGTGTTCGAAGCGCAGCAGTCCGGCCATTTCATCAATATCGCGTCGGTCGTGGGCCTGAAGGTATTCAGCCCCGGTGGCACGGTGTACTCGGGCACCAAGTTCGCCGTGCGGGCAATCTCGGAGGGGCTGCGTCACGAGGTAGGCGGAAACATCCGCACGACTGTGATCTCACCGGGCGCGGTAGACACAGAGCTGAAATACGGCTCCGGCCATGACGATAGCCGCAATTTCGTCGTCGACTTCTACAAGATGGCCATTCCGTCTGACGCCATCGCTCAGGCCATCGCCTACGCCATCGCGCAACCTCAGTCCGTTGACGTCAACGAGATCGTGATCCGGCCGACCGTGCAGGACTTCTGA
- a CDS encoding tyrosine-type recombinase/integrase: MDTPNSQSTQHVPWNKGKLTGQKPPLKLCEIWAIRTRLQISSNLRELVLFNLAIDSKLRACDLTRLLVRDVCHGTRVSARATVVQQKTHRPVQFEITEQTRASVEAWIAARGLSPSDALFPSRIQTSAHLSTRQYARLVHRWVASIGLDDTAYGTHTMRRTKASLIYRRTKNLRAVQLLLGHTKLESTVRYLGIEVDDALEMAEQTEV, translated from the coding sequence ATGGATACGCCGAACTCTCAATCGACCCAACATGTTCCGTGGAACAAGGGGAAGCTCACCGGGCAGAAGCCGCCGCTCAAGCTCTGCGAGATCTGGGCGATTCGCACGAGACTGCAGATATCGTCAAACCTACGCGAGCTAGTGCTGTTCAACCTCGCGATCGACAGCAAACTCCGGGCGTGCGATCTCACTAGGTTGCTCGTACGGGACGTCTGCCACGGCACCCGCGTCAGTGCTCGGGCAACAGTGGTCCAACAGAAGACCCATAGACCGGTCCAGTTTGAGATCACAGAACAAACTAGGGCGAGCGTCGAAGCATGGATAGCTGCCCGAGGATTGAGCCCGTCGGATGCGTTATTCCCGAGTCGCATACAGACTTCGGCCCACCTTTCTACCCGGCAGTACGCCCGATTGGTACACAGATGGGTCGCCTCGATTGGCCTGGATGACACCGCCTATGGCACGCACACCATGCGTCGAACCAAAGCATCGTTGATCTACCGTCGAACCAAGAACCTCCGAGCCGTGCAATTACTGCTCGGCCACACGAAGCTCGAAAGTACTGTGCGCTACCTTGGCATAGAAGTCGACGATGCGCTGGAGATGGCTGAGCAGACTGAAGTCTAG
- a CDS encoding NADPH-dependent FMN reductase: MSIRILAVSGSSRRGSLNQKLLDIAANGARDAGASVTSIRLRDFALPIYDGDLEADQGIPAEVRRLQAVFAEHDALLIATPEFNGGYTAALKNALDWVSRPQEDGTSGVALLAGKVAAMVSASPGQLGGLRSQLALRTVLDKLGVVVVPEAFTLGLAHQAFDGGIGLKDKAAEKAVINVGVALHRTAERLTVK; the protein is encoded by the coding sequence ATGAGTATCAGAATCCTTGCGGTGAGCGGCAGTTCTCGTCGCGGCTCGCTGAATCAGAAGCTGCTCGATATCGCCGCAAATGGCGCGCGCGATGCGGGTGCATCCGTGACGTCAATCCGGCTGCGCGATTTTGCGTTGCCGATCTATGACGGCGACTTGGAAGCCGATCAAGGGATTCCCGCAGAAGTGCGTCGGCTGCAGGCGGTGTTCGCCGAGCACGATGCATTGCTGATTGCAACGCCCGAGTTCAACGGCGGCTATACCGCCGCGCTGAAGAATGCGCTGGATTGGGTAAGTCGCCCGCAGGAAGACGGCACCTCGGGCGTTGCGCTGCTTGCAGGAAAGGTAGCGGCAATGGTTTCTGCATCGCCAGGGCAACTGGGTGGCCTGCGTTCGCAGCTTGCGTTGCGCACGGTGCTGGACAAGCTGGGTGTCGTGGTTGTTCCGGAGGCATTTACGCTCGGACTTGCCCATCAAGCATTCGACGGCGGGATCGGTCTCAAGGACAAAGCTGCGGAAAAGGCCGTCATCAACGTCGGTGTCGCGTTGCATCGCACTGCGGAGCGGCTTACCGTCAAGTGA
- a CDS encoding haloacid dehalogenase type II: MTLQTSKARRIKALAFDMQGTIFNFYDPMMEALARVPAAAADLAQWSTFAGVWSAAAYIAFADIAARRKAWMPAAAVYADELPRVLARFPGGASVSKADRALLLAVWGNVRPWDDVLPGLTALRESFVLATLTNASMRGTIDLVRRTGLPFDAILSAELAGALKPDPQVYRLGCKHLGCEPEEAMMVSAHKWDLRAAKQCGMQTALVLRPREYGPATTLDASPDDLIDVIAPDLPSLASLLAYS, translated from the coding sequence ATGACGCTTCAGACATCCAAAGCGCGGCGGATCAAGGCGCTGGCCTTCGACATGCAGGGCACCATCTTCAACTTCTACGATCCGATGATGGAGGCGCTGGCGCGGGTCCCTGCCGCGGCGGCCGATCTGGCGCAATGGTCGACCTTTGCGGGTGTCTGGAGTGCAGCGGCGTATATCGCGTTCGCCGATATCGCCGCCAGGCGGAAGGCGTGGATGCCTGCCGCCGCCGTCTACGCGGACGAACTGCCCCGCGTGCTTGCGCGCTTTCCCGGTGGCGCAAGCGTGTCGAAGGCCGACCGGGCGCTTCTGCTGGCAGTTTGGGGCAACGTGAGGCCATGGGACGACGTGCTGCCGGGCCTGACCGCGCTACGGGAATCGTTCGTGCTGGCGACGCTGACCAATGCTTCGATGCGCGGCACGATCGACCTTGTCAGGCGGACGGGACTGCCGTTCGACGCCATCCTCTCAGCCGAACTGGCGGGCGCGCTGAAGCCGGATCCGCAGGTGTATCGGCTGGGCTGCAAGCACCTCGGTTGCGAACCGGAAGAAGCCATGATGGTGTCGGCGCACAAGTGGGATCTGAGAGCCGCGAAGCAATGCGGCATGCAGACGGCGCTGGTGCTGCGTCCTCGCGAATATGGTCCCGCCACGACGCTCGACGCATCGCCTGACGATCTCATAGACGTAATCGCGCCGGACCTGCCGTCACTAGCATCCCTCCTCGCGTATAGCTGA